The DNA sequence CGAACACCGCGTATTTCAGGATATATTGCCCGCTGCCCTGCTGCTTTTCGGTCCAGCAAAGAACGGGGTTTCCCAGGTGATCCCTGCTAAAGTAGGGATCGGTGGCTTCCGTTCCGGCTGGTGTCAGGGCATGAGCCGCCAGCTTACCGGAGGACGCTTCCAGGGGCCCGCGTGAAGATTGCTGCCCGCAAGCCTGCAGGATCAAAAGAAGGAGCATATACTGAGGGAAGAACACATACCGCGAAAGCTTCAAACGCGGGTATAAACAAAAGAAGCTATTGTTATTGATTGAAGTAAGCATACTCAAAATTTAATTGTCGTTCTTATTAAACCGGTAACCCAACCCGATACTGACCGCCCGGGGGCGCCGGCCGAATAGCGTTTTCCGTAAGCGGATTTGGCGGCATGAGTGGCGTATAATTCATCGGTAAGGTTCATAATATGGATCCAGGCGGCTATTCCCCGGATGTTCGCCCCGATCCTAAAGTTCATCACATCAAAACCGCCGTACTTTTCCGTATTGGCTGCATCCAGGTAATAATTGCCCATGTGCTGCCATTCCAGGGCTATATGCAGGCTTTTAAGAAATCCAGGGTGCCAGCTCACCTCGCTGTTAGAAAGCCAGCGCGGGGCGGCATCCATTTCCTTGCCGTCGTAACGGAGGTCTTCTTCGGAATATCTTACATAAGAATGCCGGGCAAACGTTCCGCCGAACCGGAATTTTATGCCGGCAGGCAGACGGTAATTAAGGGTGTATTCCAAGCCTTGGTGAAGGGTTTTCCCGGCGTTACGATTTTCGGTAGTACCTTCCTCGCTCAGGATGCTGATGATTTCATTGCTGCCTTCCAGGCGGTACAAGCTTATCTCTGCATTTCCTCCCGGAAAAGCCAGCCAGCCTCCCAGTTCATAGTTCCGGTAAACCGAAGGTTCCAGCACAGGCACTTTTACGCCCCGGTAAAGTTCGGTAACCTGCGGCGGCACAAAGCCTGTGCTGAAATTAGCGTAAAGCCCGCGTCCCCGGCCAAGATCATAGGTCAGTCCCAGCTTAGGGCTGAGATTACTGAACCGGTCCCGGGAATCGGGAGCCCCCGAGAACGCTCCGGGAGGCAGGGAATTCACATAATTATAAGAGAATCCATCATATCGAATGGTCGCTACTATTTTCAGGCGTTCAAGCGGGCTGGCTTCCCATTGCGCGAACAGGGCCGTATTAAGCATACCTACCCGGTAATCGGTGAGCATGGAATCGGCGGTTTCGTATCCAATATACCTTCCTGACTCGTTTCGGCGTATGCGGATGTATTCGGCCAGGTAATGCACCGGGCTGTCATCCAGGCTGAAGCCTCCCGTTATGCGGGAGTTCCAGAAGTCCAGCGGCATTGTATGCTGGAAAATGCCGCCGTAACTTTGAAAAGTATTTTCGTTGATCTCGCCGCTGGCGCTGAGCGGATCGTTACGGTTATCTCTTACCCGGTAAGAAGGGTTCTGGCCCACCAGGTTATTTCTATATAAAAGAGTAAAACTGCTTTGCTGCCCGCGAGCCCATCTTTTATCGTACGTGCTTCTTATCCGGAAAGCATTTACTTCCCGGTACGTAAAACTGTGCTGACTGGGGTAGTTCCGGCTAAAAAACTGCCCGCTGTCTATCGCTCCGGTCATATCGGCCATATAATTCACCAGCGTGGCAGTAGTAGTAAGCTTGCTTCCGGCCGAAATTTGCACATCGCTGCGGAGGCTCAGCGCCAGTTTATCAAAGTCGCTGTGTTCCTGCAGCCCGTGACGGCGGAAAGCATAATAACCGTTTACCTGCAGCCCCTGGCGCCCCTTTCCGAAGGTACCGCCGGCTTCCAGGTCCATTCTTTTATAGCCCAGGTTATCACCGCGCATCGAGAAATACATTTCCGGGCGGACAGGCGCTTTTCCGCTGAGGAAATTAATGGATCCGCCGATGGCTTCACTGCCATAAATAGCGGAAGAGGGCCCTTTCACGACTTCAATACGTTCAAGGGCCGCCATGTTCATTTCTATCAGCGCATTATGATTGAATATGCCGGCCGGGCGCACCGGGATGCCGTCCTCAAGATACAGGAACAGGCTTTTATAGGAAAGTGGCTGACGGATACTCATACTATGCTGCTCATTTCCCAGGTTAACCATGAAAACGCCGCTGGCCTTATTCAATACCTGGTCCAGCGTGGAGGCGCGCGTTTCAGAAAGCTCCTGTGAAGTTAACTGGGTGATAGCTACAGGAGCTTCCGATCTTTTTTTACGTAAATGGCCGGCGGTGACAACCACGCCCTGGAGCGTATCAACAATTTCCGCCCGTTCCGGAGTTTGTGCCTGTACCTGTACGCACAAACTGGCGCAGAGCAAAAACACCGGCAAGAGATAATATCCTGACATTAAAGTTTATACTTAAAGTAGCATACGAAGATTCATCCCGTCGCGTTGCGCGGCATTCGTCGATTGCTACGGGCACCGTGATTGCTGCAGACATCGTGATTGCTGCTGGCATCATTAATTTTTGCGGAGTTCGTTGATCGCTGCCGCTGACGGAGCTGACGGAATGGATTAATAATAAAAGGAGCGGCCATTGGATTGCATAGGGGAATACCCCGGAAGGTATGCGAACCCGGAAAAGCCGTCTATGTAAGAAAAACTTGTTTAGGCGGGTGGAAGACGGAAGAAGGCGAAAAGAAACCATCTCCTTTATAAGCAGCCGGCGCCATCAGCTTTTCCCTTAATGGAAGCAGGGTAGGCCTTTTTACCAGGTGGCTGCAATGCTGCCAGATGGATTCTTTTTTTGACGCGGGTTTTTCGGTTCCCTGGCTGTCCTGCTGTGCCAGCTTTAATTTCTTCATCAGGTAGCACTGGCCGTCACAGCCGCTTTCCGGCACATCACGATTCACGCAAAGTTCGGCAGCTATGTATTCCCGGTTCAGGTTAAAACCCATAAATACCAGGGGCACAGCGAACGACTGCAGCGTCACAGCTGCTATGGATAGATATAGCCATATGGTTTGGGTAAACCGCATTTTCAGCGGTAAAAATACAGCAGAAAAAGAGTCTTTAAAAATTATTTTTTTTATTACCTGTCTGTTAACCGCAGCCCTGGCTTCCTTTTCCGAAGGTACCGCCCCCGGCGCCCGTCCGGTGGCCAGCCTTCCATAAACGCTTCTTGGTAATTTTCTTCGGCTTCGTTGCTGCCGGCTTCCGCTTCGCTGTGTTTCGTTTGACAGGCCTTTCCCTCCGCGGTTACTTTGTTTTCATGAAACGGTTGAAAATTATCTTAAGCGGCCTGCTGATGGTACTCAGTAGCCAGGTCCTGGGGCAAATAAGCATCTCGGGCACAGTAAAGGAAAGAAACGGAAAGCCCCTGGCGGGCGCTTCGGTTTACCTGACGGGCACACTTACCGGGGCTACCAGCGACGAAGAAGGCCGTTTCCGTTTTGAAGTAACTGAAAAAGGAATACAGACTCTGGCGGCTTCCTTCCTTGGCTTCCTGCCATTTGAAAAGGAAGTAACGCTGGATGGCAAAGATATCACGCTGGATATCGTCCTGCAGCCTGATCCCTCCACAATGGACCCCGTGGTTGTTTCCGCCGGCAGTTTTGAGGCCAGCGATAAAGCAAAGGGCGCCTCGCTGACACCCATAGACGCGATGACCGTAGCGGGTACCGGCGGCGATATTGCCAATGGGTTGCGGGCCTTGCCCGGCGCCCAGCAAATAGGAGAGGCTGCGGGGCTTTTTGTCCGCGGCGGAACGGGGGCGGAAACCCGGCAATTTGTTGATGGTACGCTGTTGAGGAACCCAAATTATTCTGAAGTTCCGGGACTGATGCAGCCCGCCAGGCTCCCGCCTTTCTTATTCAAGGGCATATTGTTCAGTTCCGGCGGGTATTCGGCCCTTTACGGGCAGGCAATGAGCAGCGCCCTTATCCTGGAAAGCGTGGACCTGCCGGAAACTTCATCTGCGAGCTTCAGCGCATTCGCGCCGGGGCATTTGTCCGGCGGTTTTCAAAAGCTGGCTCCCGGGAAAAAGAGCAGTTACGGCATCAGCGGCCATTATAGCAATCTTTCGCCCTATAACGAGATTGTTCCGCAGAAGCCCGATTTTTTCATGGGACCGGAATACCTGGGCGTGGACCTTAATTACCGGGTAAAAACAAGCGAAACCGGTATGTTCAAGGTGTACGGCAACTGGGGAAGCAGCAATATCGGGATGAATAATACGGATATTGACAGCCTTCCCCTTGTTTCCCGCTTCGGGCTGATGAACAGGAACGCTTATCTGAACCTCGATTACCGGGAATACCTGGGTGAAAACTGGAAGATTGACGCCGCAGCGGCCTTCAGTTATAATAAAGACGATATTGCCACGAAACTGCTGGACAGCAATAGCGAAATGCTTGAGCTTCCCCGCGAACCCTTCAGGTCCAAGAACAGCCACCGGATAGCCCGTTCCCGTTTCGGCCAGGGAAGGATGGTCGTTACCCGGCAGCTCCCCCGTAACCAGGCCGTCCGGTTTGGAGCGGAACAGTTCTATTTCAGGGACCGCTTCAATTATAATGATTCTCTGACCACCTTAACCGATCATTTCACAGCGGCTTTTGCGGAAGGGGACGTTTATATTACCGACCGCATTGCGGCGAAACTCGGCCTTCGTTTCGAATATTCTTCCCTGCTGAAAAAGGCCGCGGTAGCGCCCCGGCTGGGCCTGGCCTACCGGATCAAAGACGGGCAGCAGGTGAATCTTGCCTACGGCTTGTTTTTCCAGAAGCCTGAAAACGAGTTCCTGATCCGTAACCGGGCGCTTAATTATGCGAATGCCGCCCACTATATCATCAATTATACACGCAAGGAAGGTAACAGGTTCCTTCGGCTGGAAGCCTATTACAAACAATACCGCAACCTGGTGACTACCGGTCCGGCGGCAGGCAACGACGGAAAAGGCTACGCAAGGGGAGCAGAACTTTTCTGGAGGGATAAGAAAACCTTTCCAAACCTGGACTACTGGCTCACCTATACTTACCTGGATACAAAAAGGGAATTCAGGAATTATCCTTCTTCACTCCGGCCTTCCTTTTCGGCGCCGCATACGGCCACGCTGGCGATTAAGAAGTTCTTTCCGGGCATCAGCACCAATGTGAACGTCTCCTATTCCTTCGCTTCCGGAAGGCCCTATTACGATATCCGGAAACAGGACAACGGCACGTTCCGGGTATTCGACCAGGGTACTACCAAGCCTTATAACGTTGTGAACCTGCATATTGCCTACCTCACTTCCTTCTTTAAAAATTGGAAGCAGCCGGATTTCTCGGGCATTGCCCTGGGCGCCAATAATATCCTGGGTACTCCGCAGGTCTTTGGGTACAACTACAGCTATAACGGTGTACACAAAACGCCTGTCACCCTGCCCGCCCCGCGAAGTTTCTTTATTGGCGTGTTCATGAGCTTCGGGGTGGACAGAACCGATGATTTTATGAATGAAAATCTTTAATCCACACATAAAACAAACAAAAATGAAAAAGTTAATGATGCTTCTGATGGGAACGCTGCTTTTGATTCCTTTTGCCAGGGCGCAGCAAAGCGTTCCTGAAAAGCTGCAGGCAGGCGTAACCGCGCTGGACAATGCGAGCCAGCCAGCTGATTATCACCGGCTGGAAACCTATTTTGTCCGGCTTGGCGAAACCGATCCGGTTAACTGGCTGCCCTGGTACTATGCGGCGTTCTGCAATGCACAGATCGGGTTTATTTATGAAAAAGACGGAGAACGCATAGAACCCTTCAGCAATCGGGGCGAGCAACAGATTAAAAAGGCGCTTTCCCTCCTGGATACCGCCCGGCAGAAAGCGGAGCTGGCCGAAGTATATGTAGTGATGAACAGGATCTATCAAAGCAAGGTCTTCATCAACCCTATGACTTACGGGCCAAAATACGGGCCGCTTGCGCATCAGTACCTAAAGCTGGCACAGCAACTCAGCCCCGAAAACCCGCGGGTTATTTTCCTGGATGCCTGGATGAAGTATAACGCCCCAAAAATGTACGGCGGCGACAAGGAAAAAGCCAGAGAACTGGCGGCCCTGGCCCTGGAAAAACTGTCTGCTTCCGCAGCCAGGGGAAACGCTCCTCACTGGGGCGAGCGTGAATGCCGGGAAATACTAAACAGATAGATTATTCACACATAAAATTAATTATCATGAGTTTTGCATTGATCATTTTCATACGGGTACTGTTTGTGGCCTGTATGGTATTCATTATCGGACACATTTTCGGATCGTTCGGAAAAAGGCCGGTATTAAAGACGATATCCCGGGTGGCCGCGATTTTGGTGATTATCCTGTTTATCGGAATGAACATCCTGTTTGTCCGGGCGGCGATCGGCGGCCGCTGGCATCATGGCCCCTGGCAGGAAGGGGGCGGGCGGCACGCTTATAACCATTGGCAGAAGGAATGCCCCGCACAGGATTCCGCCGGCCATGGCAGCACGCGCGTCCCGGCGCCTGCCGGGCATGATAGCAAGCCTTTACCGGCATCTCCCGGAGACAGCGTGCGGTAGTATTGCGATCACCAGGCGATTCGAATGAAGAACTTTGGCGGTTAGCAGCCGCCAAAGCTTTATACAATGAAATTCACATGAACGCAACAATAACATGAAAGCAGTGACAGAAAGAAAGATCCTCCGCTGGGTACACATTATCCTGAGCATTCCCATACTGGGTGCGGTTTATGGCCAGATTCCCACTGAAGAAGGACTGAATGCTGTGCGATTTGTGTTTTTACCGCTGGTAGCCCTTTCCGGCCTCTGGATGTGGAAGGGGCATTGGTTAAAGAAACGGCTCCGGAAAAAGAATTATCTTTGAGCAAGGCGGAAGGTCCGCGCCCTCTTCCTTGGTTATTAACAGGTAAAAACAGTATGAAAAAATCAGCTATTCAAATCGATCCAGGTTATTTCAGCAGGTACATTAACGTCGCCGGCGATGGCGAATTATACGAAGAACTGGACAAAAGTCTCCGGGTCCTGGACGAATTGGATATAAAAGCGCTGGAAAGGGTAGGAGATCAGGTCTATGCACCGGGCAAATGGTCCCTGAAAACCATTTTCCAGCACATGATCGATACAGAGCGCATATTCCAGTACCGCGCATTGCGTTTCGCCAGGAATGACCTGACTCCCTTACATGGTTTTGAACAGGATGATTACGCAAAGCAGGCCGGGGAAGAAGGAAAGGATTTGGCAGGCCTGCTTGAAGAACTAAAAATTGTCAGAAGAGCCGGCATCCTTTTATTCCGGGGCCTTTCTTCGGAAGCTTTGCAACGCGCAGGAATTGCAAGCGGCAATGAACTATCGGTGTTGGCTATCGGTTTCCTGATCGTGGGGCATCAGATCCATCATCTGAATATCATCCGGTCAAAATACCTGCCCCTTGGAGGCCGTGATTAAACTTGCTTTGCACATGTTCAGCACTTTGCGCTTGCATCAGCAGGTGCCGCATTGATTACCCGGCTCCCGGAGTTCAAAGCCGGGTAAAGATGAAAAAACAGCAAAAATGAGCCTTGTCAGCAATAAATACTTTCATCGCATTTTCATTACCCTGTTTGTTGTCGTCGTGGCATGGGTGACAAGGCACATTATGTCCCCGGATACGCCCCTGGTAGGCCATATCTTCAGCTCGGTGATGCTCATCCTGCTGGTACAGGTAGCCTGGGGCATTTATTCCTGGCAACAGCGATTGTTAAATAAATATTTGCCGTTTTCCCACAAGTTATACCTGCGCATCGCGGTTCAGATAGGGCTGGGTATCGTGGTCATTATGATCATCTACTATCCTTTTTTCATTGCGCTCCGGCATTTTCAGCCTTTTCCCTTTACCAGCGTGACCAAAGCAATCATGTTATTGTCGCTGGTCGTGCTTTCCATTGCCATTAACATGACCTTTATCAGCGCCCATTTTATTGAACGGTGGAAAGAAGGGATCAGGCGCACGGGAGAGCTGGAAAAAGAAAAATTGCGCATGCAATATCATCACCTGAAAAACCAGGTAGACCCGCATTTCTTATTCAATACCCTTACTTCACTGGACAGCCTGGTAAAGTCCGATCCCGACCTCGCTTCACGCTTTATCAATCATTTGTCCAGGATATACCGTTATGTGCTGCAGCATAAGGAAAATGAAGTCGTTAACCTGGAAACCGAACTGGAGTTTATCCATCATTACTGCGCGCTTCAGCAAATC is a window from the Anseongella ginsenosidimutans genome containing:
- a CDS encoding TonB-dependent receptor, yielding MSGYYLLPVFLLCASLCVQVQAQTPERAEIVDTLQGVVVTAGHLRKKRSEAPVAITQLTSQELSETRASTLDQVLNKASGVFMVNLGNEQHSMSIRQPLSYKSLFLYLEDGIPVRPAGIFNHNALIEMNMAALERIEVVKGPSSAIYGSEAIGGSINFLSGKAPVRPEMYFSMRGDNLGYKRMDLEAGGTFGKGRQGLQVNGYYAFRRHGLQEHSDFDKLALSLRSDVQISAGSKLTTTATLVNYMADMTGAIDSGQFFSRNYPSQHSFTYREVNAFRIRSTYDKRWARGQQSSFTLLYRNNLVGQNPSYRVRDNRNDPLSASGEINENTFQSYGGIFQHTMPLDFWNSRITGGFSLDDSPVHYLAEYIRIRRNESGRYIGYETADSMLTDYRVGMLNTALFAQWEASPLERLKIVATIRYDGFSYNYVNSLPPGAFSGAPDSRDRFSNLSPKLGLTYDLGRGRGLYANFSTGFVPPQVTELYRGVKVPVLEPSVYRNYELGGWLAFPGGNAEISLYRLEGSNEIISILSEEGTTENRNAGKTLHQGLEYTLNYRLPAGIKFRFGGTFARHSYVRYSEEDLRYDGKEMDAAPRWLSNSEVSWHPGFLKSLHIALEWQHMGNYYLDAANTEKYGGFDVMNFRIGANIRGIAAWIHIMNLTDELYATHAAKSAYGKRYSAGAPGRSVSGWVTGLIRTTIKF
- a CDS encoding TonB-dependent receptor, with the protein product MKRLKIILSGLLMVLSSQVLGQISISGTVKERNGKPLAGASVYLTGTLTGATSDEEGRFRFEVTEKGIQTLAASFLGFLPFEKEVTLDGKDITLDIVLQPDPSTMDPVVVSAGSFEASDKAKGASLTPIDAMTVAGTGGDIANGLRALPGAQQIGEAAGLFVRGGTGAETRQFVDGTLLRNPNYSEVPGLMQPARLPPFLFKGILFSSGGYSALYGQAMSSALILESVDLPETSSASFSAFAPGHLSGGFQKLAPGKKSSYGISGHYSNLSPYNEIVPQKPDFFMGPEYLGVDLNYRVKTSETGMFKVYGNWGSSNIGMNNTDIDSLPLVSRFGLMNRNAYLNLDYREYLGENWKIDAAAAFSYNKDDIATKLLDSNSEMLELPREPFRSKNSHRIARSRFGQGRMVVTRQLPRNQAVRFGAEQFYFRDRFNYNDSLTTLTDHFTAAFAEGDVYITDRIAAKLGLRFEYSSLLKKAAVAPRLGLAYRIKDGQQVNLAYGLFFQKPENEFLIRNRALNYANAAHYIINYTRKEGNRFLRLEAYYKQYRNLVTTGPAAGNDGKGYARGAELFWRDKKTFPNLDYWLTYTYLDTKREFRNYPSSLRPSFSAPHTATLAIKKFFPGISTNVNVSYSFASGRPYYDIRKQDNGTFRVFDQGTTKPYNVVNLHIAYLTSFFKNWKQPDFSGIALGANNILGTPQVFGYNYSYNGVHKTPVTLPAPRSFFIGVFMSFGVDRTDDFMNENL
- a CDS encoding DinB family protein, whose protein sequence is MKKSAIQIDPGYFSRYINVAGDGELYEELDKSLRVLDELDIKALERVGDQVYAPGKWSLKTIFQHMIDTERIFQYRALRFARNDLTPLHGFEQDDYAKQAGEEGKDLAGLLEELKIVRRAGILLFRGLSSEALQRAGIASGNELSVLAIGFLIVGHQIHHLNIIRSKYLPLGGRD
- a CDS encoding sensor histidine kinase, whose protein sequence is MSLVSNKYFHRIFITLFVVVVAWVTRHIMSPDTPLVGHIFSSVMLILLVQVAWGIYSWQQRLLNKYLPFSHKLYLRIAVQIGLGIVVIMIIYYPFFIALRHFQPFPFTSVTKAIMLLSLVVLSIAINMTFISAHFIERWKEGIRRTGELEKEKLRMQYHHLKNQVDPHFLFNTLTSLDSLVKSDPDLASRFINHLSRIYRYVLQHKENEVVNLETELEFIHHYCALQQIRFDRAFQVEFRISDAAKEKGIVMITLQMLIDNAIKHNEVHEQHPLHIRIYDKDDFLYVENNKQARELVQHSSKQGLKQLVQLYSFLTGKPVELQESPGIFQVKLPLL